The sequence CGACGTGGTGATCGTCAGCGGCCCGGTCGGCGTGCACGGCGTGGCGATCATGAGCGTGCGGGAGGGCCTGGAGTTCGGCGTGTCGATCGAGAGCGACTGCGCGCCGCTCGGCGGGCTGGTCGACGCCATGCTCGCGGTCACCCCTGATCTGCATGTGCTGCGCGACCCCACCAGGGGCGGGCTGGCCGCCTCCCTCAACGAGATCGCGGCGGCGAGCGGCACCGGTGTGGTGGTCCAGGAGCGGGCGGTTCCGGTGCCCGCGGAGGTCGCCAACGCGTGCGCGATTCTGGGCCTCGACCCCTGGTACGTGGCCAACGAGGGCAAGTTGGTCGCTTTCGTGCCGCGCGAGCACGCCGAGGCGGTCCTCGCGGCGATGCGGGCGCATCCGCTGGGCGCCGGGGCGTGCGTGATCGGCGAGGCGGTGGCCGACCACCCCGGGATGGTGGTGGCGCGGACCGGCCTCGGCGGCACCCGGGTCGTCGACCTGCCGATCGGCGAGCAACTGCCGCGGATCTGCTGACGGTACGCCTCGACGCCGGGCCGGCGCGGTCCCTCGCCCGCGGGAGCGGATGAGGGACCGCGCCGGTCTGCCGGGCGGTCAGTCGTTCTGGGGGAAGCCCAGGTTGATGCCGCCGTGGCTCGGGTCCAGCCAGCGGGAGGTGATGACCTTGCCGCGTGTGAAGAAGTGCACGCCCTCGGTGCCGTGGGCGTGTGTGTCGCCGAAGAGGCTGTTCTTCCAGCCCCCGAAGGAGAAGTACGACACCGGGACGGGGATCGGCACGTTGACGCCGACCATGCCGACCTCCACCTCGTACTGGAAGCGCCGGGCGGCGCCGCCGTCGTTGGTGAAGATCGAGGTGCCGTTGCCGTAGGGGTTGGCGTTGATCAGGCGCAGGCCCTCGTCGTAGGAGGCGACGCGGACCACGGACAGCACCGGGCCGAAGATCTCGTCGTCGTAGACGGGCATGCCCGGGCGGACGTGGTCGAAGAGGGTCGGTGCCAGGAAGAAGCCGTCGCCGTCGGCGTCGAACTCACCCGTGCTGCCGTCCACGACGAGCTTCGCGCCGGCCTCGACTCCCGCGGTGACGTAGGAGGCGACCTTGTCGCGGTGCTGCCGGGTGACCAGGGGACCCATGTCGCAGCCCCGGGTGCCGTCGCCCGTGCGCAGCCCGCCCATCCGTTCGGTGATCTTGGCCACCAGCTCGTCGGCGACCGGTTCGACGGCGACCAGCGCGGAGACGGCCATGCAGCGCTCGCCGGCGGAGCCGAACCCGGCGTTGACGGCGGCGTCCGCGGCCAGGTCGAGGTCGGCGTCGGGGAGGACCAGCATGTGGTTCTTCGCCCCGCCGAGCGCCTGGACGCGCTTGCCGTGGGCGGTGCCCGTCTCGTAGACGTACCGCGCGACGGGCGTCGAGCCGACGAAGGAGACCGCCGCGACGTCCTCGTGGGTGAGCAGCGCGTCCACGGCCTCCTTGTCGCCGCAGACGACCTGGAGCACGCCGTCGGGCAGGCCGGCCTCCTGCCACAGCGCCGCCATCGCGAGCGTCGCGCTCGGGTCCTTCTCGCTCGGCTTGAGCACCACCGCGTTGCCGCAGGCGATCGCGAGGGGCACGAACCACATCGGCACCATCACGGGGAAGTTGAACGGCGAGATCACCGCGACGACGCCGAGCGGCTGCCGGACGGAGTGCACGTCGACCGCGGTGGAGGCGTTCTCGGTGAAGCCGCCCTTGAGCAGGTGCGGTATGCCGCAGGCGAACTCGGCCACCTCCAGGCCGCGGGTGACCTCCCCGACCGCGTCGGCCAGGACCTTGCCGTGCTCGGCGGTCACCAGCGCGGCGATCTCCTCCTTGCGCTCGTGCAGGAGCTGGCGGAAGGCGAAGAGCACCTGGGTCCGCTTGGCCAGGGACGTCGAACGCCACTGCTGCCAGGCGGTCTTGGCGGAGGTGACGGCGGCGCCGACGAGTTCGGCCGAGGCCAGGTCGACGGTGCCGGACTGCTCGCCGGTGGCCGGGTTGAAGACCGGGCCGGTCCGTTCGGCGGTGCCCTGCCACGGGCGTCCGTCGATGAGGTGGGTGATGCGCCGCGGGTCGCTCACGGCTGGCTCCTTCCGGGGGGTGCGGGGTGCGGGCGGGACGTCGCGGCCGGTCGGTTCCCGGCGGCGTCTCCTTCGTGGGGGTCGTCGCGGTGGCTGCCGGCGTCGGCGGCCGGGGTGGCGTCGCCCGGGGCGAGGAGCGTGCGTTGGTCCTCCTTGTGGCGGACGTACGCGCGGTGCGCCTGCTGGGTGGAGTCGAGGGTCGAGACCTCGCTGACCGGCACGTCCCACCAGCTCGCGCTGTCGGGCGCCGGCACCAGCGGGTCGGTCTCGACGTGGATGACGACGGGACCGCCGTCGGCCGGCCATGCCTTGGCCGCCGCGATGGCGGCCTCCAGCCCGGCCTCGGAGTGCACCTCGATGACGTGGGCGCCGAGGCTGCGGGCGTTGGCGGCGAGGTCGGTCGGCAGGTGGGCGCCGTCGAGGCCGCCTCCGGCGCCGCGGTAGCGGTACTGGGTGCCGAACCGCTGCGAGCCGAGCGACTCCGACAGCGAACCGATGGAGTGGAAGCCGTTGTTCTGCACGAGGACCACGATGATCTTGACGCGTTCCTGGACGGCGGTGGCCAGTTCGGTCGGCATCATCAGGTAGCCGCCGTCGCCGACCATCGCGAAGACGTCCCGGGTGCTGTCGGCCAGCCGCACCCCGATCGCACCGGGGATCTCGTAGCCCATGCAGGAGTAGCCGTACTCGACGTGGTAGCCCTTGCGGTCCCGGACCCGCCACAGCTTGTGCAGGTCGCCGGGCATGGAGCCGGCCGCGCACAGCACCACGTCGCGCGGGTCGGACAGTTCGTTGACGCGGCCCAGCACGGTGCTCTGGGTGAGGACGCCCTCGGCGAGGCGGTCGGTCACGGCCGGGTCCGGGTGGTAGGCGGCCTCGACCTCCGCGTCCCACGCCGCCCACAAGGCGGCCTGCTCCTGCTCGTAGGAGTCCGGGACGCGGTGGCCGGCGAGGGCTTCGGTCAGCGCGGTCAGCGCCTCGCGCGCGTCGGCCGTGACGGCCAGGCCCGCGTGCTTGACCGCGTCGGGTCGGGCCACGTTGATGTTCACGAACCGCACGCCGGCCTGCTGGAAGGCGGTGCGGGAGGCGGTGGTGAAGTCGCTCCAGCGGGTGCCGACCCCGATCACCAGGTCGGCGCCGGCGGCCAGCGCGTTCGCGGCCGTGGTGCCGGTCGAGCCGACCGCGCCCATCAGCCGCGGGTGGCC comes from Streptomyces sp. NBC_00448 and encodes:
- a CDS encoding CoA-acylating methylmalonate-semialdehyde dehydrogenase, with product MSDPRRITHLIDGRPWQGTAERTGPVFNPATGEQSGTVDLASAELVGAAVTSAKTAWQQWRSTSLAKRTQVLFAFRQLLHERKEEIAALVTAEHGKVLADAVGEVTRGLEVAEFACGIPHLLKGGFTENASTAVDVHSVRQPLGVVAVISPFNFPVMVPMWFVPLAIACGNAVVLKPSEKDPSATLAMAALWQEAGLPDGVLQVVCGDKEAVDALLTHEDVAAVSFVGSTPVARYVYETGTAHGKRVQALGGAKNHMLVLPDADLDLAADAAVNAGFGSAGERCMAVSALVAVEPVADELVAKITERMGGLRTGDGTRGCDMGPLVTRQHRDKVASYVTAGVEAGAKLVVDGSTGEFDADGDGFFLAPTLFDHVRPGMPVYDDEIFGPVLSVVRVASYDEGLRLINANPYGNGTSIFTNDGGAARRFQYEVEVGMVGVNVPIPVPVSYFSFGGWKNSLFGDTHAHGTEGVHFFTRGKVITSRWLDPSHGGINLGFPQND
- the hypE gene encoding hydrogenase expression/formation protein HypE — protein: MGHGGGGAMSAELVEHVFAPAFGGPVLAQLGDAAAVSLGGARLAFSTDSFVVRPLFFPGGCIGDLAVNGTVNDLAMSGARAAYLSCGFILEEGVEMPVLARIAQAMGAAARAAGVEVATGDTKVVEAGHGDGVYINTAGIGLIPAGVDLRPDRVVPGDVVIVSGPVGVHGVAIMSVREGLEFGVSIESDCAPLGGLVDAMLAVTPDLHVLRDPTRGGLAASLNEIAAASGTGVVVQERAVPVPAEVANACAILGLDPWYVANEGKLVAFVPREHAEAVLAAMRAHPLGAGACVIGEAVADHPGMVVARTGLGGTRVVDLPIGEQLPRIC
- the iolD gene encoding 3D-(3,5/4)-trihydroxycyclohexane-1,2-dione acylhydrolase (decyclizing), producing MSTEQEATTVRLTVAQATTRFLAAQWTERDGVRRRFFAGVFGIFGHGNVAGLGQALLQMERESGGHSPLPYVLARNEQAMVHTSVGYARHKDRLQSWACTASIGPGSTNMLTGAALATINRVPVLLLPSDTFATRVSAPVLQELEQPYAADVSVNDAFRPLSRFFDRVSRPEQLPAALLGAMRVLTDPADTGAATISLPQDVQAEAYDWPLELFAPRTWHIARPPAEAALVAAAADLVRGARRPMVVAGGGVHYSGAEEALAAFTEATGIPVGETQAGKGSLPHGHPRLMGAVGSTGTTAANALAAGADLVIGVGTRWSDFTTASRTAFQQAGVRFVNINVARPDAVKHAGLAVTADAREALTALTEALAGHRVPDSYEQEQAALWAAWDAEVEAAYHPDPAVTDRLAEGVLTQSTVLGRVNELSDPRDVVLCAAGSMPGDLHKLWRVRDRKGYHVEYGYSCMGYEIPGAIGVRLADSTRDVFAMVGDGGYLMMPTELATAVQERVKIIVVLVQNNGFHSIGSLSESLGSQRFGTQYRYRGAGGGLDGAHLPTDLAANARSLGAHVIEVHSEAGLEAAIAAAKAWPADGGPVVIHVETDPLVPAPDSASWWDVPVSEVSTLDSTQQAHRAYVRHKEDQRTLLAPGDATPAADAGSHRDDPHEGDAAGNRPAATSRPHPAPPGRSQP